A DNA window from Undibacterium sp. YM2 contains the following coding sequences:
- the mltB gene encoding lytic murein transglycosylase B has product MPLIFNKRILISLTSHASRQPGILLNSIYSLIIAASLLTSGAAHAAEKKHVKKPANSTATASSAPAAKAKKDEGHFEQWKEVSSFISEMVSKHGYTEAELKAIFKQARYIETARQLMRPAPAGKPKNWKAYRARFVEPYRIEAGVAFWDKYADALTKAEQEYGVPPEIIVGLIGVETIFGKQTGGFRVMDVLATLAFDYPDTPTRDARMQFFRGELENMLLMSREASLDPFVFKGSYAGAIGWPQFMPGSIRKYAVDFDGDGKINLTDSPVDAIGSVAHYLAVHGWKRNLPVAFPATLVVSEKSEQLSTALGKGLQASYQLQDLKAIATTASSDAPTNIPYGLVDLQNGNDATEYWFATENFYAITLYNRSYFYAMSVYDLGRVIAAARQK; this is encoded by the coding sequence ATGCCGCTAATTTTTAATAAACGTATTTTGATCTCTCTGACATCCCACGCATCACGCCAGCCAGGCATCCTGCTCAATAGCATCTACTCACTCATTATCGCAGCCTCGCTGCTCACCTCGGGCGCAGCACATGCAGCAGAAAAAAAACATGTGAAAAAGCCTGCAAACAGCACGGCAACAGCCAGTTCTGCCCCGGCTGCCAAGGCAAAAAAAGATGAAGGCCATTTTGAGCAATGGAAGGAAGTTTCCAGCTTCATCTCGGAAATGGTCAGCAAGCATGGCTATACCGAAGCAGAATTGAAAGCCATCTTCAAGCAGGCCAGGTACATAGAAACCGCCAGGCAACTGATGCGCCCTGCTCCGGCAGGCAAACCCAAGAACTGGAAAGCCTACCGCGCCCGCTTTGTCGAGCCTTACCGTATTGAAGCCGGCGTCGCTTTCTGGGATAAATATGCCGATGCCCTCACCAAGGCCGAGCAGGAATATGGCGTGCCACCAGAAATCATCGTTGGCCTGATTGGTGTAGAAACCATCTTTGGCAAGCAGACTGGCGGTTTCCGTGTGATGGATGTACTGGCCACGCTGGCCTTTGATTATCCCGACACACCAACGCGCGATGCACGCATGCAATTCTTCCGGGGCGAGCTGGAAAACATGTTGCTGATGTCCAGAGAGGCCTCGCTTGATCCTTTTGTGTTTAAAGGCTCTTACGCAGGTGCGATAGGCTGGCCACAATTCATGCCTGGCAGCATCAGAAAATATGCAGTGGATTTTGATGGTGACGGCAAGATCAACCTGACAGATTCACCAGTGGATGCGATAGGCAGTGTTGCCCACTATCTGGCCGTGCATGGCTGGAAGCGCAATCTGCCCGTGGCATTTCCCGCTACCCTGGTCGTGAGCGAAAAAAGTGAGCAACTCAGCACCGCGCTTGGCAAGGGTTTGCAGGCCAGCTATCAGTTGCAGGATTTAAAAGCCATCGCGACAACAGCCAGTAGCGATGCGCCAACAAATATCCCCTACGGGCTTGTCGATCTGCAAAATGGCAACGACGCAACAGAGTACTGGTTTGCAACAGAAAATTTTTACGCGATTACCTTGTATAACCGCAGTTATTTTTATGCAATGTCAGTCTATGACCTCGGCCGTGTCATCGCTGCAGCCAGACAAAAATAA
- a CDS encoding GNAT family N-acetyltransferase: MIDYASLSPLKTERLLLRKMERSDIDSAAIIHGDPATNIHNPTGPRSRETTRVLLDDWAGAWERQHFGYWTICSIDEPDQVLGFGGIMRKQIGDFSGLNIYFRFAAHTWGKGYATEMAMAALHAAFVVLAEDAVYGLVRPANIPSRRTLEKVGMQLYSEVEDVPGEAASLIYRITRADYLNRQN; the protein is encoded by the coding sequence ATGATTGACTACGCCAGCCTGAGTCCGTTAAAGACGGAGCGTCTCCTATTGCGCAAGATGGAGCGCAGCGATATCGACAGTGCCGCCATTATTCATGGTGACCCTGCCACCAATATCCATAACCCCACCGGCCCCAGATCACGCGAAACCACCAGGGTATTGCTGGATGACTGGGCAGGTGCATGGGAACGTCAGCATTTTGGTTACTGGACAATCTGTTCTATAGATGAGCCAGATCAGGTATTGGGTTTTGGTGGCATCATGCGCAAGCAGATAGGTGATTTCAGTGGCCTGAACATCTATTTCCGTTTTGCTGCGCACACCTGGGGCAAGGGCTACGCAACGGAAATGGCGATGGCAGCCTTGCATGCTGCTTTTGTCGTGCTGGCTGAGGATGCTGTATATGGCCTGGTCAGACCTGCCAATATTCCTTCGCGCCGTACCCTGGAAAAAGTCGGCATGCAGTTATATTCGGAAGTGGAAGATGTGCCGGGTGAAGCGGCCAGCCTGATTTACCGCATCACCCGTGCCGATTACCTGAACCGACAAAACTGA
- a CDS encoding phage tail protein — translation MSTLANAVPAQSADTVAINPLPVGSIIAFGGSDAPNGWLLCVGQAISQSTYPNLFAVIGGTVPDLRSRFVIGTGQGNGLSNYPLKSTGGVENVTLNVNQIPSHQHFGFGEAYDDWPLGYQGSNQKGSKGGMDNDNHYYGTTSTGGSQAHENRPPYFALTYIIKY, via the coding sequence ATGAGCACATTAGCTAATGCAGTCCCTGCCCAATCTGCCGACACAGTAGCGATCAACCCTTTGCCTGTCGGTTCTATCATTGCCTTTGGCGGCAGCGATGCGCCTAACGGCTGGCTGCTTTGCGTCGGCCAGGCCATCAGCCAATCGACCTACCCCAACCTGTTCGCAGTCATCGGTGGCACCGTACCAGACTTGCGCAGCCGTTTTGTCATCGGTACAGGACAGGGGAATGGCCTGAGCAACTACCCACTCAAAAGTACGGGCGGAGTTGAAAATGTCACGCTCAATGTCAACCAGATTCCTAGCCATCAGCATTTCGGTTTTGGCGAGGCTTACGACGATTGGCCACTTGGCTATCAGGGTAGCAATCAAAAAGGCAGCAAAGGTGGTATGGACAATGACAACCATTATTACGGCACGACCAGCACAGGCGGTAGCCAGGCACATGAAAACCGCCCGCCGTATTTTGCGCTGACTTACATCATCAAGTATTAA
- a CDS encoding phage tail protein has protein sequence MPNPSATATTSATIQMPVGTVVSFAGSAAPNGWLICDGTAIAQSTYPTLYALIGGNVPDLRSRFIVGVGQGGGLTNRLLKDTGGEEYHTLNIDEMPFHTHSYGVGGGNGGGNNGTGNSEGWSTTSSAFTTWTGSAGHNLAHNNIPPFYALTYIIKY, from the coding sequence ATGCCAAATCCAAGCGCCACAGCGACGACTTCAGCCACTATACAGATGCCAGTTGGCACTGTTGTCAGTTTTGCAGGATCCGCAGCACCAAACGGTTGGTTAATATGCGACGGAACAGCTATTGCTCAATCCACCTATCCGACTTTGTATGCCCTGATCGGCGGCAATGTACCTGACCTGCGCAGCCGCTTTATCGTTGGTGTGGGTCAAGGTGGAGGACTGACCAATCGCTTGCTGAAAGACACCGGCGGCGAGGAGTATCACACACTCAACATCGATGAAATGCCCTTCCATACCCATTCATATGGAGTCGGTGGTGGCAATGGCGGGGGAAATAACGGCACAGGTAATTCAGAAGGCTGGTCAACAACCAGTTCAGCATTTACCACCTGGACAGGCAGTGCCGGCCACAATCTGGCACATAATAATATACCGCCGTTTTATGCGCTGACCTATATCATTAAATACTAG
- a CDS encoding LysR family transcriptional regulator, giving the protein MDELDISGIRVFREIVESGSFTAAADRLGMAAPMVSKHIARLERKLGARLLNRSSRSMSLTEAGKDFFAQGRQALDILDAAVASVAQESGPPRGELKISAPVWCANPGFAKVLADFRQQYPLVRLNLHLDNHMVDLVADGFDLALRATDEPSPALIARSLCKVEFRLVAAPAFVKNLQAGNKDEAINVAMILPNYVQLERFHLPVQTEWAPLKLDAIMKCGDTTLTYHCVLAGMGAAFLPEWLVGDDLASGRLQLVAGNEPGFTGNLYAVYASRRQMPPKLRCFIDFLIDRLGD; this is encoded by the coding sequence ATGGATGAACTAGATATCAGTGGCATCAGGGTATTTCGTGAGATTGTCGAATCAGGCAGCTTTACCGCCGCAGCTGACAGGCTGGGCATGGCCGCGCCCATGGTCAGCAAACATATCGCCAGGCTGGAACGCAAGCTGGGTGCCAGACTGCTTAATCGCAGCAGCCGCAGCATGAGCCTGACTGAGGCAGGCAAGGATTTCTTTGCGCAGGGCAGGCAGGCGCTGGATATTCTGGATGCTGCCGTCGCCTCGGTTGCGCAAGAGAGCGGGCCACCACGCGGTGAATTGAAAATCAGCGCCCCGGTCTGGTGTGCGAATCCCGGCTTTGCCAAGGTACTGGCAGATTTTCGTCAACAGTATCCTCTGGTCAGATTGAACCTGCATCTTGATAACCACATGGTAGATCTGGTGGCAGATGGCTTTGATCTGGCGCTGCGGGCGACCGATGAGCCATCACCGGCGCTGATTGCCAGGTCCTTGTGCAAAGTCGAGTTCCGCCTGGTTGCCGCACCGGCTTTTGTGAAAAATCTGCAAGCTGGCAACAAAGACGAAGCCATCAACGTGGCGATGATATTGCCCAATTATGTGCAGCTTGAAAGGTTTCACTTGCCAGTGCAAACAGAGTGGGCACCTTTAAAGCTGGATGCGATCATGAAATGCGGTGACACCACACTCACTTATCACTGCGTACTGGCTGGCATGGGTGCCGCATTTCTGCCTGAGTGGCTGGTAGGCGATGATCTTGCATCTGGCCGTTTGCAACTGGTGGCAGGTAATGAGCCGGGTTTTACCGGCAATCTGTATGCCGTCTATGCCAGCCGCCGTCAGATGCCACCCAAGCTACGCTGTTTTATCGATTTTTTGATAGACAGGTTGGGCGATTAG
- a CDS encoding nuclear transport factor 2 family protein translates to MKKTLSALLAAWAMQTTLVHAADDIASVTSKVAQFIDEWHDDAAHARLQYFDKMAKDGVYIGTDKTERWTRDEFKAWAKRFFERPSAWAFTSFNRHISMAEDRKFIWFDEQLQTQMGICQATGVIHQTARGFEIMHYQLSLTVPNELTDYLAAGVKQLAEKQAEQTQKK, encoded by the coding sequence ATGAAAAAGACACTGAGTGCTTTATTGGCTGCATGGGCCATGCAGACTACATTGGTTCATGCCGCAGATGATATTGCAAGCGTCACGAGCAAAGTTGCCCAGTTCATTGATGAATGGCATGATGATGCTGCCCATGCACGCCTGCAGTATTTCGACAAGATGGCAAAAGATGGTGTGTATATAGGCACCGACAAGACCGAACGCTGGACGCGTGATGAATTCAAAGCCTGGGCCAAACGTTTTTTTGAACGGCCATCTGCCTGGGCTTTTACCTCTTTCAACCGTCATATCAGCATGGCGGAAGACCGCAAATTTATCTGGTTTGATGAGCAGTTGCAAACCCAGATGGGTATCTGCCAGGCGACAGGCGTCATACACCAGACCGCACGGGGCTTCGAAATCATGCACTACCAGTTGTCACTGACGGTGCCGAATGAACTGACTGATTATCTAGCTGCCGGTGTGAAGCAACTGGCTGAAAAACAGGCTGAACAGACGCAGAAAAAATGA
- a CDS encoding DUF3488 and transglutaminase-like domain-containing protein, producing the protein MKLPVFRTILSRDKADTLLLIFACVFVLLPHADHVKWWVNASCALLLTWRGWLTLSGRRLPPAWLLLPVALMMMAGVYLTHRTFFGREAGVTMLVLLLTCKLLEMHAKRDLFVVIFLGFFLLLTSFFYQQSIFAAILTLTGLCLLLTAQLSFHYTGVVPPLLQRLKLGAGILGLAIPLTIIAFVLFPRIQGPLWGLPGDAQSGRSGLSNSMSPGNISELAQSEEIAFRVKFDKFIPAKPQLYWRGIVMNKFDGRSWSQEEKRSSYKTDQDKNWIKYGGQAIRQEITLEANGQNWLFALDMPAGKPELETNTGTVAIINRLMETRREQVTNDRLKYTIESYTSYALEAGSNREMVADSLKLPEGYNPRTLAFAATLRQQYPDDMQLIWAILNYFRREAYSYTLEPPRLGRNSADEFLFDTKAGFCEHYASAFVLLMRAANIPARVIAGYQGGNLNSVDGYLEIRQSDAHAWAEVWLEGKGWLRIDPTAAVAPERVQRSLNYAVPRQGLAGLMNLSPDGISFFNQVRMQWSAVNNSWNQWVLNYNQNTQRSLLNSMGLMKVDWTQLTMLFFVATSLILGLISLPLIRNRPRITALDKVYFSFCRKMEKKTAARALHEGPKTYLERLRNSLPAAEFENAERFLTLYASARYGKDPGPESTLIRRLKTLLAACR; encoded by the coding sequence ATGAAATTGCCAGTCTTCCGCACCATATTGTCACGCGACAAGGCAGATACCCTGCTGTTGATCTTTGCCTGCGTCTTCGTGTTATTACCACATGCTGACCATGTCAAATGGTGGGTGAATGCCTCTTGCGCCCTGTTATTGACCTGGCGTGGATGGCTGACCCTGAGCGGACGCCGCCTGCCCCCTGCCTGGCTGCTGCTGCCGGTTGCCCTGATGATGATGGCCGGGGTTTATCTGACGCACAGAACTTTTTTTGGCCGGGAAGCAGGCGTCACCATGCTGGTCTTGCTGCTGACCTGCAAGCTGCTGGAAATGCATGCCAAGAGAGATTTGTTCGTGGTGATTTTTCTTGGCTTTTTCCTGTTACTGACGAGCTTCTTTTATCAGCAGAGCATCTTTGCTGCGATACTGACATTGACAGGCCTGTGCCTGTTATTGACAGCACAGCTATCCTTCCATTACACGGGCGTAGTGCCGCCCTTACTGCAAAGGCTCAAGCTTGGCGCCGGCATACTGGGGCTGGCAATTCCGCTGACCATCATCGCTTTTGTGCTGTTCCCGCGCATACAGGGGCCATTGTGGGGCTTGCCAGGCGATGCACAATCTGGCCGCAGCGGTTTGTCAAACTCGATGTCGCCAGGGAATATCAGCGAACTGGCACAATCTGAAGAAATTGCCTTTCGCGTCAAGTTCGACAAATTCATCCCGGCCAAACCCCAGCTTTACTGGCGTGGTATTGTCATGAATAAATTCGACGGACGCAGCTGGTCACAGGAAGAAAAAAGGTCTTCCTATAAAACTGACCAGGACAAAAACTGGATTAAATACGGCGGCCAGGCCATACGCCAGGAAATCACACTGGAAGCAAATGGACAAAACTGGCTGTTTGCACTCGACATGCCCGCAGGCAAGCCCGAGCTGGAAACCAATACCGGTACCGTTGCCATCATCAACAGACTGATGGAAACCCGGCGCGAGCAAGTCACCAATGACAGGCTCAAATACACGATAGAGTCGTATACCAGCTATGCCCTGGAAGCCGGGAGCAACCGGGAGATGGTGGCCGATTCGCTGAAACTGCCTGAAGGCTACAATCCACGCACCCTGGCTTTTGCTGCGACACTGAGACAACAATATCCCGATGATATGCAGTTGATCTGGGCCATACTGAACTACTTCCGCCGTGAAGCCTATTCCTACACGCTGGAACCACCGCGCCTGGGCAGGAATAGTGCCGATGAATTCCTGTTCGATACCAAGGCTGGTTTTTGCGAACACTATGCCAGTGCCTTTGTCCTGCTGATGCGAGCCGCCAATATTCCGGCACGGGTCATTGCCGGCTATCAGGGTGGCAACCTGAATTCTGTCGATGGCTATCTAGAAATACGCCAGTCTGACGCGCATGCATGGGCCGAAGTCTGGCTGGAAGGCAAAGGCTGGCTCAGGATAGATCCGACGGCAGCCGTAGCACCGGAAAGAGTGCAGCGCTCGCTCAATTATGCCGTGCCGCGCCAGGGCCTGGCGGGCCTCATGAACCTGAGCCCGGATGGAATTTCCTTTTTCAACCAGGTGCGCATGCAATGGAGCGCCGTCAATAACTCCTGGAATCAATGGGTATTGAACTACAATCAGAATACTCAGAGGAGCCTGTTGAACTCCATGGGCCTCATGAAAGTGGATTGGACACAACTGACCATGCTGTTTTTTGTCGCGACCAGCCTGATACTTGGCCTGATCTCCCTGCCCTTAATTCGCAACCGGCCACGTATCACAGCGCTTGATAAGGTATACTTTTCTTTCTGTCGCAAGATGGAAAAAAAGACCGCAGCACGCGCTTTGCATGAAGGGCCAAAAACCTATCTGGAAAGATTGCGCAACAGCCTGCCCGCAGCTGAATTTGAAAATGCAGAGCGTTTTCTGACACTGTACGCAAGTGCCCGCTACGGCAAAGACCCAGGTCCGGAAAGTACACTGATCCGGCGTTTGAAAACCTTGCTGGCAGCATGCCGCTAA
- a CDS encoding DUF58 domain-containing protein, with protein MFTSLKKRLRKIVFLEHKPESGEVFLNQRRVFTLPSKPGLVYVVLLLLMFLAATNYSLNLGFGLTYVLGGVALVNVFYGFRNLAYLHLLPGSARAVFAGEETEYTVFLINRRTHPRYAISVGFAEKGHPEKFVDIAAESRVAVQLSYPTTNRGLQAIPRIRLQTSYPLGLLRAWSTWLPDANALVYPQPEANPPPLPMSGAGQKTEAPGHAGDEDFAGVRAYQPGDPMKHLAWKQIAKVDTALGGTLVTKQFAGGSGSDVMLDFAALPGIWIQN; from the coding sequence ATGTTCACATCGCTTAAAAAAAGACTGCGCAAGATCGTTTTTCTGGAGCATAAGCCAGAAAGCGGTGAAGTGTTCCTGAATCAGCGGCGGGTATTCACCCTGCCCAGCAAACCCGGGCTGGTATATGTCGTCCTTTTGCTGCTGATGTTTTTGGCAGCGACCAATTACAGCCTGAATCTGGGCTTTGGCCTGACTTATGTATTGGGTGGCGTTGCCCTGGTCAATGTATTTTATGGCTTTCGCAACCTGGCCTACCTGCACTTGCTGCCAGGCTCGGCCCGGGCTGTCTTTGCGGGTGAAGAAACCGAATATACAGTGTTTCTGATCAACCGCCGCACTCATCCACGCTATGCCATCAGTGTGGGGTTTGCTGAAAAAGGCCATCCAGAAAAATTTGTCGATATTGCCGCCGAGAGCCGCGTTGCCGTGCAGCTCAGCTACCCGACGACGAACAGGGGTTTGCAGGCGATACCCAGAATCCGTTTGCAGACCAGTTACCCGCTAGGCCTGTTACGCGCCTGGAGCACCTGGCTGCCAGATGCCAATGCGCTGGTCTATCCGCAACCAGAGGCAAATCCACCACCCCTGCCCATGTCAGGTGCCGGGCAAAAGACAGAAGCACCAGGCCATGCCGGTGATGAAGATTTTGCCGGTGTGCGTGCATATCAGCCTGGCGACCCCATGAAACACCTGGCCTGGAAACAGATTGCCAAAGTCGATACTGCCCTGGGTGGTACACTGGTAACCAAGCAATTCGCCGGAGGCTCTGGCAGCGATGTCATGCTGGACTTTGCCGCACTACCCGGAATATGGATACAGAACTAA
- a CDS encoding helix-hairpin-helix domain-containing protein: MLKKIIFGLMALLAATGFAFADVDVNKGDQAALDGIKGIGPAKSKAIIEERTKNGAFKDWADFESRVKGIGEKNSTKLSEAGLTVNGQAKPGAAAKPAASAAPAKGEKAAKAEKAEKPASAPAATAAPKASAAASSASAASAASAASAASKASAASAASKASAK; the protein is encoded by the coding sequence ATGTTGAAGAAAATTATATTTGGCCTGATGGCTTTGTTGGCTGCTACTGGTTTTGCATTCGCTGATGTCGATGTCAATAAAGGCGATCAGGCTGCACTCGATGGTATCAAGGGCATAGGCCCAGCCAAGTCCAAGGCCATCATTGAAGAACGTACCAAGAACGGTGCCTTCAAGGATTGGGCAGATTTTGAAAGCCGCGTCAAAGGCATAGGCGAAAAGAATTCCACTAAATTGTCTGAAGCAGGTTTGACTGTCAATGGCCAGGCTAAACCTGGTGCAGCAGCAAAACCAGCGGCCAGCGCAGCTCCTGCCAAAGGTGAAAAGGCTGCTAAAGCAGAGAAAGCAGAAAAACCTGCGTCTGCACCAGCGGCAACAGCGGCACCAAAAGCTTCCGCTGCAGCATCCAGCGCATCAGCTGCAAGTGCAGCCTCGGCAGCTTCAGCAGCATCCAAGGCTTCCGCCGCATCTGCAGCTTCCAAGGCCAGCGCAAAATAA
- the cysM gene encoding cysteine synthase CysM, with protein sequence MTYLTIEDTIGNTPLVRLQRIPGDENQRRNNVILGKLEGNNPAGSVKDRPALSMIKRAEERGRIKPGDTLIEATSGNTGIALAMAAAMRGYKMILLMPENLSIERRQSMAAYGAQIMLTPKTGGMEYARDLAEQMQAEGQGVILDQFANPDNPLAHYEATGPEIWRDTKGQITHFVSAMGTTGTIMGVSAYLKEQNPQIRIVGAQPEEGSQIPGIRKWPEAYMPKIFDKARVDQVESVTQADAEQMARRMAVEEGIFCGISAAGACEIALRIAQTVENATIVFVVCDRGDRYLSTGVFPA encoded by the coding sequence ATGACCTATCTGACCATCGAAGACACCATAGGCAATACACCGCTCGTTAGATTGCAGCGCATACCCGGTGACGAAAACCAGCGACGCAATAATGTCATCCTCGGCAAACTGGAAGGGAATAATCCTGCCGGTTCCGTCAAGGACAGGCCTGCCTTGTCCATGATCAAAAGGGCAGAAGAACGTGGCCGTATCAAACCTGGTGACACTTTGATCGAGGCTACCAGCGGCAATACAGGCATTGCCCTCGCCATGGCTGCTGCCATGCGTGGTTATAAGATGATCTTGCTGATGCCAGAAAACCTGAGCATAGAGCGTCGCCAGAGCATGGCCGCTTACGGGGCGCAAATCATGCTGACTCCCAAGACTGGCGGCATGGAATATGCTCGCGATCTGGCAGAGCAAATGCAGGCCGAAGGGCAGGGGGTGATACTTGACCAGTTCGCCAATCCGGATAATCCTCTCGCGCACTACGAAGCCACAGGGCCAGAAATCTGGCGCGACACCAAGGGCCAGATCACCCACTTTGTCAGCGCCATGGGAACTACCGGTACCATCATGGGGGTATCTGCTTATCTGAAGGAACAGAATCCACAGATACGCATCGTTGGTGCACAGCCGGAAGAAGGTTCGCAGATACCAGGCATACGCAAATGGCCAGAGGCTTACATGCCAAAGATTTTTGATAAAGCCAGAGTTGATCAGGTGGAGTCAGTCACACAGGCAGATGCAGAACAGATGGCGCGCAGGATGGCCGTGGAAGAGGGCATATTTTGTGGTATTTCTGCCGCAGGTGCTTGCGAAATCGCTTTGCGTATCGCCCAGACGGTAGAAAACGCCACGATAGTCTTTGTGGTTTGCGACCGTGGCGACCGGTATTTATCGACAGGTGTGTTTCCCGCCTGA
- a CDS encoding MoxR family ATPase, whose amino-acid sequence MFSKVHKVAKQVNSVIIGKEQQIRQALVCLLAGGHLLIEDLPGVGKTTLAHALAISLGLKFNRLQFTSDLLPADVVGISIFDREKSQFVFHPGPVFSQVLLADEINRATPKTQSSLLEAMEERQVSVEGQTRNLPSPFFVIATQNPAHQVGTFALPESQLDRFLMCLSLGYPDAAAERALLLGEDRRSLLAQLPAVMQPEELMEAQQQLKKIHTSAALIDYVQSLAHATRQGDLFAEGMSPRASIALLQAARAWAAMEGRDHVLPEDVQAVLIPVIAHRLRPLKSMTGKVSASSELLAQLMKRVSV is encoded by the coding sequence ATGTTTTCCAAAGTACATAAAGTAGCAAAACAGGTCAATAGCGTCATCATAGGCAAGGAGCAGCAGATCAGGCAGGCGCTGGTCTGTTTGCTGGCGGGTGGGCATTTGCTGATAGAAGATTTGCCTGGCGTAGGCAAAACCACATTGGCACATGCGCTGGCGATATCCCTGGGCCTGAAATTCAACCGTCTGCAATTTACCAGTGACCTGCTGCCAGCAGACGTGGTCGGTATTTCGATTTTTGACAGGGAAAAATCACAATTTGTCTTTCATCCCGGCCCAGTGTTTTCCCAGGTCTTGCTGGCAGATGAGATCAACCGCGCTACGCCAAAAACACAATCCTCATTGCTGGAAGCTATGGAAGAAAGGCAAGTCTCGGTAGAGGGGCAAACGCGCAACCTGCCCTCGCCTTTCTTTGTCATCGCCACCCAAAATCCAGCGCATCAGGTAGGTACCTTTGCCCTGCCTGAGTCGCAACTGGACAGGTTTTTGATGTGCCTGTCACTCGGTTACCCCGATGCGGCAGCAGAACGTGCCCTTTTGCTGGGTGAAGACAGGCGCAGCCTGCTGGCGCAATTGCCCGCCGTCATGCAGCCGGAAGAATTGATGGAAGCCCAGCAGCAACTGAAGAAAATTCATACATCTGCCGCGCTGATCGACTATGTACAATCACTGGCCCATGCAACACGCCAGGGCGATTTATTTGCCGAAGGCATGAGCCCGCGTGCCTCTATCGCTCTATTGCAGGCCGCACGCGCCTGGGCTGCCATGGAAGGCCGTGACCACGTCCTGCCTGAAGATGTGCAGGCAGTATTGATACCCGTCATTGCGCACAGGCTGCGTCCCTTGAAGTCAATGACGGGCAAAGTCAGTGCCAGCAGCGAATTACTGGCGCAATTGATGAAACGCGTCAGCGTCTGA
- a CDS encoding histone deacetylase family protein: MTTAYFTHADCKRHEMGSWHPESPERLQAIDDQLIASRISNLLDHREAPPATEADLARVHTADAIYRIRENCPSERSDYSHFPLDADTSLNAYTWRASLRAAGAAVAATDAVLDGEVENAFCAIRPPGHHATPSEAMGFCMFNNVAVAAKHALEVRGLKRIAIVDFDVHHGNGTEEAFRDDGRVLMVSFFQHPYYPYTGTEHPASNMVNIPVPAHSYGDVVRQLINEQWLPALRKFEPEMIFISAGFDAHREDDMGQLGLVEADYAWITKEIMKIAQEFSNKRIVSCLEGGYNLSALGRSVVAHLKVLADLD, from the coding sequence ATGACAACTGCGTATTTCACCCATGCTGACTGCAAACGCCATGAAATGGGCTCATGGCACCCCGAATCACCCGAGCGTCTGCAAGCCATAGACGATCAACTGATCGCCAGCCGTATCAGCAACTTGCTGGACCATCGCGAAGCACCTCCGGCGACGGAAGCCGATCTTGCGCGCGTGCATACTGCCGACGCCATTTACCGCATACGGGAAAACTGCCCCTCAGAGCGCTCTGACTACAGCCATTTCCCGCTGGATGCAGATACATCACTGAATGCTTACACCTGGCGCGCCTCCCTGCGTGCCGCGGGTGCTGCTGTAGCGGCAACCGATGCCGTGCTTGATGGTGAAGTGGAAAATGCATTTTGTGCGATACGCCCGCCAGGACACCATGCGACCCCCAGTGAAGCCATGGGTTTTTGCATGTTCAATAATGTTGCTGTCGCGGCCAAGCATGCATTGGAGGTACGCGGTCTGAAGCGTATTGCCATTGTTGATTTTGATGTCCACCACGGTAATGGCACGGAAGAAGCATTCAGGGATGATGGGCGCGTGCTGATGGTCAGTTTTTTCCAGCATCCGTATTACCCCTATACCGGCACTGAGCACCCGGCCAGCAATATGGTGAATATTCCAGTTCCGGCACACAGTTATGGCGACGTCGTGCGTCAGTTAATTAATGAGCAGTGGTTGCCCGCTTTGCGCAAGTTTGAACCAGAAATGATCTTTATTTCTGCCGGTTTCGATGCCCACCGTGAAGATGACATGGGACAATTGGGCCTGGTCGAGGCCGATTATGCGTGGATCACTAAAGAAATCATGAAGATAGCCCAGGAGTTTTCCAACAAACGCATCGTCAGTTGCCTGGAAGGGGGCTATAACCTGTCTGCTTTGGGACGCAGCGTGGTTGCCCACCTCAAAGTCCTGGCAGACCTGGATTAA